The region TTCTAACTCGAAAAAACTAGTGCAGTATTGCTTTGAACTCTTTACTAAATACTATGATGGGCAAGCTGTTCGAAATATTGGCATTACCTATTCAAATTTAACATATACAAGTCATATCCAATTAGATTTATTTGAAGATCCTTCTCAACAAATTGCAAACGAAAAGTTAGATCTGTTGGTGGATAGAATAAGAGACAAATATGGGTTTCAATCATTGGTACATGCGAGCAGTCTTTTAGAAGGAGCTACAGCTATTAATCGGAGTTCGCTTATTGGGGGACACGCTGGCGGAATGGAGGGCATACAATGAGTTTTTTAAATGGAGAGTACCGAGATCGCGGGATTAAAAAATGGGCCGGCTTCTATTTATCAGAGCATACCGCTGCTCAAGAAAAAGAAACCAGTGAAAGAAAAAGTTTAAATCACCAAAAAAGACAAATGACTCAAAAAGAAATTGAAGCACTATTGAACGAAGCCATTGTAAAAAATAAAACCGTCGCTATTCAACTTGAAAAAGTAGACCAAAATGGAATGTATGAAGCTGATATTATAGGGCTTATTAAGGGTGGTGACGCATTAGGCATTTTTATAAATAACACAAAAGTTGAATTTGATGAAATTCGCCATATCCAATTTGTCACTCTTAAAAAATGGAGCAAGATGACAGACGATATGTGAATATTAGAGGAGAGCAAACTCTCTATTTTAAAAGTCTGACCAATGAAAAAAGGTGAGCAGAATATGAGCAAAGGTATTTAAATATAGACTAAAACAAACATTCCTTAACAAACAAAAAACCACTAAGAATTCTGTCAGGTAAACAGTTCTTAGTGGTTTCGAATTATACAGAATAACTGCACGTATGGAGATAAGGGGGATCGAACCCCTGACCTTTTGGCTGCCAGCCAAACACTCTCCCAGCTGAGCTATACCCCCATAAATAAGAATAAATTCTTATTTATAACTGCCTTGATTATATCAGATGAAGGTCTTTCAACGCAAGGTAAATTCCATCTTCGTTGCAATTTTCCGTTACTTTATCTGCTTTTAGTTTGATCGTTTCTAATGCGTTCCCCATAGCTACTCCCATTCCCACTTCAGTCAGCATTTCAAGGTCATTTAGTCCGTCACCAAAAGCTATCGTATCTTCCACCTTAAATCCTTGGTTTTCAGCAAATTTTAAAACTGTACGAGCCTTAGAGCCATCATGTGGAACAATATCTACCCCAGTGTTATGCCAACGGACAAATTTAAATTTAGGAAATTGACCATTTTCATAAGCAGCTTTTTCTGCATCAGGATAAAAAATCAATCCTTGATATAATGGATGATGCAAATAATAATCCGCATCATGCGGCGGAACACTTGAACCGACGCTTTTCATGGCTGTCATCATTCTAATATCATTTTCTGTATGACGTCTTTTTAAAGCATCCACTGATTCATACACAATAGCATGTTCTTGCGCATCAGCTACTTGCAGCAACCGTTCAAATTCTTTTAGATCCAATTTGTTTTCAAAAACCAATTCATTATGGTAATAACCTGCTGCGCCATTGCAAAGAATGTAGTTTGTAAACTCTAATTCATCGATAACAATTTGAGCTAAAGCCAGATTTCTTCCTGTTGCAATGACAACTTCGTGTCCATTTTCTTTTAATTGTTTTAAAGCTTTTTTTGTATTAGGCAATACTTTTTTTTCATCATTTAAGAGAGTTCCATCAATATCAAAAAAAATCATTTTCTTTTGCATTATTTGTAACCAACCCTTTCTATACTTAAAAAAAATAATTAAAAATGAGCATCTTTTTAAGACGCTCATTTAATTTTATTCTTCTGCTTGTTTAAATTGACTATTATACAGCTTCTCATAAAATCCGCCTTTATTCAATAGCTCTTGATGATTGCCTTGTTCCACGATTTCTCCTTGATCCATTACTAGAATCAAATCAGCATCGCGAATTGTTGACAGTCGGTGAGCAATCACAAAACTTGTCCGGCCTTCCATGACTTTTTTCATTGCTGTTTGGATCAATGCTTCTAATCGGGTATCGACTGAACTAGTTGCCTCATCCAAAATTAAAATCTTGGGATCGGAAATGATTGCACGTGCAATCGTCAATAATTGTTTTTGCCCTAATGAGATGTTAGATGCTTCTTGGTTCAATACCATATTGTATCCGTCTGGCAATGTACGAACAAAATGGTCAACATTAGCAGTTTTGGCCGCATCAACTACTTCATATTCAGTAGCGTCTAATTTTCCAAATCGTATGTTATCAGCAATTGTACCATTATAAAGCCAAGCATCTTGTAAAACCATACCAAATTGCGATCTCACATCTTTTCGAGACATTGTTTTAGTATCAATGCCGTCTATTTTGATGGCGCCGCTATCTACGTCATAAAAACGCATTAATAAATTGATCAAAGTTGTTTTTCCTGCCCCAGTTGGTCCGACAATAGCAACCATTTGTCCGCTTTTCACTTGAACATTTAAGTCTTTTATCAAAGGCTTGTTTTTAGTATAACCAAATGTTACTTGCTCAAAGCTGACATCGCCAGCTACTGTTTCGGGTAACTCAACCCGAATAGCATCAGGTTTTTCTTCTGGTTCGTCTAATATTTCAAAAATCCTGCCGACTGCAGCTGCAGCACTCTGTAGCACACCCGATAATTGTGTAATTTGTGATAAAGGTTGGTTGATTTGCCAAATGTATTGAGTGAAAGCTTGTAAGTTCCCTAAAGAAAGGGTGCCTTGGATAACAAATAGCCCACCAATCACTGCTACTCCAAAATAAACCAAATTAGTGACAAGTCCAATTAAAGGACTCATTATGCCAGATACAAAAGCTGCTTTAAATCCAAATTTATTTAAGCGCTGATTAATAACTTTAAATTCTTCTAATTTATCTTTTTCTTTCCCATATAATTTTATTTCAGAAAAACCGCTGAAGCTTTCTTGTACGTGTCCATTCATAGCTCCTAACGCATCTTGCTGTTCAATAAAATAAGGTTGTGATTTGCGAATAATAAATTTAGAAATCGCGTAAGACGTTGGAATCATCAATAATATAATAGCTGCTAATGGTACAGATAAATACAACATCATCACAATAGCGAAAATAATCCCCATAATCGAATTTACGATTTGAATCAAACTTTGCTGCATAGCATTACTGACCGCGTCCACGTCATTGGTTACCCGGCTTAGGATATTCCCTTGTTGGTTACGGTCAAAATAAGCAACAGGCAACCGATTGATTTTTCCTTCTATATCGTTCCGCAAGTCACGCATCGTATGTTGGACAACATTCGTCATAATATAAGAAGAAGTATATAAGGTGATTTGATAAATACCTGCTACTCCTAACATGACATAAATAATTTGACGAACATATGCAAAGTTGACTTTCGCTCCCGGTATTCCTTTCAACATATCTGCTACATTATTGCCTACCTCCGTTAAGGCTAAACCAATAATAAACGGTTGTAAAGCATTCATTAACATACAAAGCATCGTCAGACAGATAGCTGCAAAAAAGCCTACTTTATATGGCTTGATGTAATTCCATAAGCGACGAATGGCCACTACCGATCCTCTCATGCTAATTCCTCCTTCGTCAATTGCGAAGCTGCAATCGCATAATAAATCTCTGAAGTCTTTAATAACTCTTCGTGCGTTCCTTGAGCTACCACATTTCCTTTATCCAAGACAATTATTTTATTTGCATGCCGGATAGAACCCACGCGTTGAGCAACAATCAATACAGAAGCTTCTTGAGTTTCAGCTTTCAATCGCTCTCTAAGCCGTGCATCAGTTTGATAATCTAGAGCTGAAAAACTATCATCGAATATATAAATATCTGGTTTTTTTATAATCGCTCGAGCGATCGATAACCGCTGCTTTTGCCCACCCGACATATTACTGCCGCCTTCTGCTAAAAGCTCTTCGTATTGATCTGGTTTAGATAATATAAATTCTTTTGCTTGTGAAATATCTGTTGCTTGTTCAATTTCTTTTGTGGATGCATTCCATTTGCCGTACCGCATGTTTTGAGAAATGGTTCCGGTAAAAAGCAGCGCCTTTTGTGGGATAAAGCCGATTTTTTTTCTTAAGGCGCGAAGTTGATAATCCCTTACGTCTACTCCATCAATCAAAATACGGCCTTTTGTCACATCATAGAAACGCGGAATCAATTGAATTAGCGTTGATTTTCCGCTTCCAGTACTTCCGATAAAAGCTACTGTTTCTCCTGGTTCAGCTGTAAAACTAACATTTCGGATAACAGGAGATTCAGTATTTCCCGGATAAGCAAAGGTAACATTTTCAAATGCAATGTGCCCATGAATAGCTGTTTCCGTTACTCCACCTTCATTTTCATCAATGGATGGCTTTGTTTGCAACACTTCTTCTATTCGTTCAGCAGAAACAGCAGCACGCGGGTACATCATAAATACATTTGCAAATAGCATAAATGAAAAAAGGGCATGAAAAATATATTCTATAAATGCAATCAAGCTACCTACTTGTAAACTTCCTTTTTGGATCTCCACAGCTCCCAACCAAACAATTGTTGCTAGAATCAAATTAAAAATAATAGAAAAAACCGGCATGGCTACGGCCATTAATTTAAACAGCTTTTTTGAAACAGCTGTATATGCTTGATTGACCTTAACAAATCTTTTTTCTTGAAAAGCTTCTTTAACAAATGCTCGAATAACTCGTAAACCAGTTAAATTTTCACGTAAATTCTGATTGATGTTATCTAAGTTTGCTTGTTGAGTTTCTGATAAAGGCTCTGAACGTTTAGCGATCAGCCAAACAATTGCAAAAAGAAAAGGAATAGCGATTAAGACGACATAAGAAAGTGATGAACTTGTACGCACAATCATAATAAAACTAGAAATAAACATAATAGGTGTCATCATACCTTGTCTTAATACCATCTGTAAAAAAGTCATGATTTGAAAAGCATCATTTGTCGTTCTTGTTACCAATGAAGACACACCAATTTGATTAAATTCACTATGTGAAAAAGCTTGAACTGACATAAATATATCGTTTCTAATGTCTCTCACAATATTAGTCGTGATCCTACTGCCTGCGTAAGCAAGTCCAATGAGTCCCGCTAGACCTATAACAGCAATCACAATCATCCATATGCCATAATATGTAACAACTGAAAAATCATTCATAACGA is a window of Carnobacterium mobile DSM 4848 DNA encoding:
- a CDS encoding Cof-type HAD-IIB family hydrolase — encoded protein: MQKKMIFFDIDGTLLNDEKKVLPNTKKALKQLKENGHEVVIATGRNLALAQIVIDELEFTNYILCNGAAGYYHNELVFENKLDLKEFERLLQVADAQEHAIVYESVDALKRRHTENDIRMMTAMKSVGSSVPPHDADYYLHHPLYQGLIFYPDAEKAAYENGQFPKFKFVRWHNTGVDIVPHDGSKARTVLKFAENQGFKVEDTIAFGDGLNDLEMLTEVGMGVAMGNALETIKLKADKVTENCNEDGIYLALKDLHLI
- a CDS encoding ABC transporter ATP-binding protein codes for the protein MRGSVVAIRRLWNYIKPYKVGFFAAICLTMLCMLMNALQPFIIGLALTEVGNNVADMLKGIPGAKVNFAYVRQIIYVMLGVAGIYQITLYTSSYIMTNVVQHTMRDLRNDIEGKINRLPVAYFDRNQQGNILSRVTNDVDAVSNAMQQSLIQIVNSIMGIIFAIVMMLYLSVPLAAIILLMIPTSYAISKFIIRKSQPYFIEQQDALGAMNGHVQESFSGFSEIKLYGKEKDKLEEFKVINQRLNKFGFKAAFVSGIMSPLIGLVTNLVYFGVAVIGGLFVIQGTLSLGNLQAFTQYIWQINQPLSQITQLSGVLQSAAAAVGRIFEILDEPEEKPDAIRVELPETVAGDVSFEQVTFGYTKNKPLIKDLNVQVKSGQMVAIVGPTGAGKTTLINLLMRFYDVDSGAIKIDGIDTKTMSRKDVRSQFGMVLQDAWLYNGTIADNIRFGKLDATEYEVVDAAKTANVDHFVRTLPDGYNMVLNQEASNISLGQKQLLTIARAIISDPKILILDEATSSVDTRLEALIQTAMKKVMEGRTSFVIAHRLSTIRDADLILVMDQGEIVEQGNHQELLNKGGFYEKLYNSQFKQAEE
- a CDS encoding ABC transporter ATP-binding protein, whose amino-acid sequence is MKLMWRYLRNYKGLLLLNFICVFGFVLIELGLPTLLALIIDKGIVMNDFSVVTYYGIWMIVIAVIGLAGLIGLAYAGSRITTNIVRDIRNDIFMSVQAFSHSEFNQIGVSSLVTRTTNDAFQIMTFLQMVLRQGMMTPIMFISSFIMIVRTSSSLSYVVLIAIPFLFAIVWLIAKRSEPLSETQQANLDNINQNLRENLTGLRVIRAFVKEAFQEKRFVKVNQAYTAVSKKLFKLMAVAMPVFSIIFNLILATIVWLGAVEIQKGSLQVGSLIAFIEYIFHALFSFMLFANVFMMYPRAAVSAERIEEVLQTKPSIDENEGGVTETAIHGHIAFENVTFAYPGNTESPVIRNVSFTAEPGETVAFIGSTGSGKSTLIQLIPRFYDVTKGRILIDGVDVRDYQLRALRKKIGFIPQKALLFTGTISQNMRYGKWNASTKEIEQATDISQAKEFILSKPDQYEELLAEGGSNMSGGQKQRLSIARAIIKKPDIYIFDDSFSALDYQTDARLRERLKAETQEASVLIVAQRVGSIRHANKIIVLDKGNVVAQGTHEELLKTSEIYYAIAASQLTKEELA